In bacterium, one genomic interval encodes:
- a CDS encoding alcohol dehydrogenase catalytic domain-containing protein yields MQAIQKSNTEPGLTYLPKAPVPEINTPHDVIVKVKAAGICGTDVHIYAAKASLMNRMGKVLPLTIGHEFCGHIEDMGHGVEGFTKGQFVSAEMHWRCGTCYNCRTGNGHWCISQTVGGIDQPGAFADYVKIPASAIVPLPASLPVEVAAYLDAIGNSVYTARSADVVGKDVAVLGAGPLGILAVALCRIMGAKKIYVTDISDYVLKVAKDEGATEVFNVKDEKQHQEFLKLATSDPDKRGLDVVMEMSGATSAYQDAFKTLRMGGDFVLLGLPSGDMSVNFSGDIVLKGIKVHGIFGRRIFNTWADMLALLQGEFGDTARRIVTHHFALKDFERGFQTKLAGEGLKVVLYPGGLPEGK; encoded by the coding sequence ATGCAAGCCATTCAAAAAAGTAATACGGAGCCCGGGCTGACCTATTTGCCCAAGGCCCCCGTTCCGGAAATCAACACGCCGCATGACGTTATTGTTAAAGTTAAAGCTGCCGGTATCTGCGGTACCGACGTCCATATTTATGCCGCCAAAGCCTCGCTCATGAATCGCATGGGCAAGGTGCTTCCGTTGACTATCGGCCATGAGTTCTGCGGCCACATAGAAGATATGGGGCACGGCGTCGAAGGTTTCACCAAAGGCCAGTTTGTGTCCGCGGAAATGCACTGGCGTTGCGGTACTTGCTACAACTGCCGGACGGGCAACGGCCATTGGTGCATCTCGCAAACGGTGGGCGGTATTGACCAGCCGGGTGCATTTGCTGACTATGTTAAGATCCCGGCGAGCGCGATCGTGCCGTTGCCGGCGAGCCTGCCGGTGGAAGTAGCAGCGTACCTCGACGCAATTGGCAACTCGGTTTATACGGCGCGTTCAGCAGACGTTGTCGGTAAGGATGTCGCGGTGCTCGGTGCCGGACCGCTGGGTATTCTGGCCGTGGCCTTGTGCCGCATAATGGGCGCAAAGAAGATCTACGTGACGGATATTTCAGACTACGTGCTCAAGGTCGCGAAAGACGAGGGCGCGACGGAGGTCTTTAATGTCAAGGACGAGAAACAGCATCAGGAATTCCTGAAGCTCGCCACCTCAGACCCGGACAAGCGCGGCCTCGATGTTGTCATGGAAATGTCCGGTGCGACGTCGGCCTATCAGGATGCGTTCAAGACCCTGCGCATGGGCGGCGACTTTGTCCTGCTCGGGTTGCCCTCGGGCGATATGTCCGTGAACTTCTCGGGTGATATCGTGCTAAAAGGAATCAAGGTCCACGGCATCTTCGGACGACGCATCTTCAATACGTGGGCTGACATGCTGGCGCTGCTGCAAGGCGAGTTCGGCGACACGGCCCGCCGAATCGTCACACACCACTTCGCGCTGAAGGATTTCGAGCGCGGATTTCAAACGAAACTGGCCGGCGAAGGACTGAAAGTAGTCCTTTATCCCGGCGGTCTCCCCGAAGGCAAGTAG
- a CDS encoding IS1 family transposase: MLICRTCGKTFSELKGTPFWDSRLDWDTIEKIYRNLLQGNGIRATARDFNLSKNTVKRYLRLANKDYQTVLNFLQDRGVIANGDAQLRELLAQFSSRRQATDRVPVMM; the protein is encoded by the coding sequence TTGCTGATTTGTCGCACGTGTGGCAAGACGTTCAGTGAATTAAAGGGCACGCCGTTCTGGGATTCTCGTCTCGACTGGGACACCATCGAGAAGATCTATCGCAATCTGTTGCAGGGCAACGGCATTCGCGCCACGGCACGGGACTTTAACCTGTCCAAGAACACCGTCAAGCGCTACCTGCGGCTGGCCAACAAGGACTATCAGACCGTGTTGAACTTCCTGCAGGATCGGGGCGTAATCGCGAATGGCGATGCCCAGCTCCGCGAGCTGCTGGCCCAGTTTTCGAGCCGCCGTCAGGCCACGGACCGCGTGCCCGTGATGATGTAA
- a CDS encoding prepilin-type N-terminal cleavage/methylation domain-containing protein: protein MLNRLIRRRKNQKGFTLIEILIVVVIVAILAAISVPIYLEYVESARASDAKTAINSIWQAAQIYLQDRGEWPGSVEDLQDASYVNLSDATELQWTFSFQGSPPEEIIATSTDQMRGGAGKEVRYVVKEGRWLGYGLPEPDEQ, encoded by the coding sequence ATGTTGAACCGACTCATTCGTCGGCGCAAGAACCAAAAGGGTTTCACCCTGATCGAAATTCTGATTGTAGTGGTCATCGTGGCCATTCTCGCGGCGATTTCGGTTCCGATCTATCTTGAGTATGTGGAAAGCGCCCGCGCAAGCGACGCCAAGACGGCCATCAATTCCATTTGGCAAGCCGCGCAGATCTATCTGCAGGACCGTGGCGAATGGCCGGGTTCGGTGGAAGACCTTCAGGACGCCAGCTATGTGAATCTGTCGGACGCTACTGAGCTGCAGTGGACGTTCTCGTTCCAAGGGAGTCCCCCCGAAGAGATCATTGCCACTTCGACCGACCAAATGCGCGGCGGCGCCGGTAAGGAAGTCCGCTACGTCGTGAAGGAAGGTCGCTGGCTGGGCTACGGTCTGCCGGAGCCGGACGAACAATAA